One window of the Rhodothermus sp. genome contains the following:
- a CDS encoding lysophospholipid acyltransferase family protein, with amino-acid sequence MPAWSWWRILRRLPRLLGITLWYTARTAWQARRLPPEQRPLYRARRLQEGCQILCRLMGIAVRASDSPLPEGRPGLLVANHFSALDPVVLATCWPVAFVGKAELARWPLIGWLCRTYGVLFVERARRTRSLTFVQQIQERIKARVPVMVFPEGTTGPAQRVQPFKTGAFEAVAGLPGSWVLPVSLCLQQVDEHRATPELRRWYAWTEGLSFLRHLLRWLGTRSLQLEVRVGTPIPTADRHRKELARKAYEQVQALYQEMLAEGLTAAANDRIFLSASTKQTGPDTVSENNPQATDTHLP; translated from the coding sequence ATGCCGGCATGGAGTTGGTGGCGGATACTGAGGCGATTACCCCGATTGCTGGGGATTACGCTGTGGTACACGGCGCGGACGGCCTGGCAGGCACGTCGATTACCACCGGAGCAGCGACCCCTGTACCGGGCACGTCGATTACAGGAAGGATGCCAGATACTATGCCGACTCATGGGTATTGCGGTGAGGGCGTCGGACTCACCGCTTCCTGAAGGACGGCCAGGTTTGCTGGTGGCCAATCACTTCAGTGCGCTGGATCCTGTGGTGCTGGCAACGTGCTGGCCGGTGGCGTTTGTCGGAAAGGCTGAGCTGGCTCGCTGGCCGCTAATTGGCTGGTTGTGCCGTACCTATGGTGTGTTGTTTGTTGAGCGAGCACGTCGGACCCGCTCCCTTACCTTTGTTCAACAGATACAGGAGCGGATCAAAGCCAGGGTGCCGGTCATGGTTTTTCCGGAGGGAACGACGGGACCAGCCCAGAGGGTGCAGCCGTTCAAGACCGGAGCGTTTGAGGCGGTAGCAGGGCTGCCAGGGAGCTGGGTGCTGCCGGTAAGTCTCTGTCTGCAGCAGGTGGATGAGCATCGGGCTACTCCCGAGCTACGGCGATGGTATGCCTGGACCGAAGGGCTGTCGTTCCTTCGGCATCTGCTGCGCTGGCTTGGAACGCGGTCGCTGCAGTTAGAGGTACGCGTGGGCACGCCGATTCCGACAGCCGACCGCCATCGTAAGGAGCTGGCCCGTAAAGCCTATGAGCAGGTGCAGGCGCTGTATCAGGAAATGTTGGCTGAGGGGCTGACGGCAGCTGCCAATGATCGTATTTTTTTGTCAGCTTCCACGAAACAAACCGGACCGGATACGGTCTCTGAAAACAATCCACAGGCAACAGACACCCATCTCCCATAA